The following is a genomic window from Moorella sp. Hama-1.
AACCCGCCTTTCTCTCTTCTCTTCTAATAAATTTACAGGCCCGCCGGTGTCGGACCGCCCTGGTCGGCCCTTAACCCTCTCTTTCTCCTTAATTTGTACCTTCCGGCGGGTTTTTATAGAACCCCCCCGCAAAGCATGGCCGCCGTTTTCATCTTTAGCTGATGTCACGTAAGGTATGGCTTTCTTCCCTGAACCCGGTAGCGAGTTAAGAACCGTCCCTGCTTGCCATGCTTACCGCTTTTTTACGACGCCAGGCAGGGAACTCCAGGAAAAACGTCGAATAAACGATTAAGAGATGAAGCTAAAAGTTGTTCCTTATTCCGGCTAAGGATCAACCGGCTATTATTACGGGGTGAAAGGGTTGGCTCAGGAAATAATAACTACTGTACCGCCGTTAGTTATAGATTATCTCCCCCTGGAGGGTGAGCTGCAGGATTTCTTTCGCCCCTCAGCCAAACAAAAGATCCAGCTCGTCAACCAGCAAGGGCAGACCATCCTTTGCCGCGTTAATGCCCGGGCCACACTGCTTAAGGGAACCGGTCTGGCCAATTTCCTGGCAGCGATGCCCGGCCGGCGTTTGGCTTTTGTGCCTCTGCGCGACGGCGTAGTATTAGTATGCCCGGCGGCAGCCCGGCGACCTACCTCCAGGTCAACCAGCGCGGTAACTGGGGAGCACACCGGTCATACCCCAAAGGAAGAGCCCGCGAAAGAAACGACCGGCGCGGACAACTCCCGTAGTACGCGTCAGGCAACTGGAAAAACTCCGGTCACGGCCGGCAATCCGGCAAAGGCCGGCACCACCACCCCTATAGAGCCACCAACCCCCAATCGTAAAAAAGCTGGTACCCCGCCGGGAGCCAAAACCGCTACAGCCACGCTGACCCAGCTGACGTTATTTCCAGATGCCGGCCGACGCAATAAACCCGTGCTGTCCGCCCCGCTTCGCGGAGCCGCAACTTCACCAGGCGGGTCCGCCGGCCTTCAGGGGTCCCGGTCAGCGGAGGCGCTACCAGGGAGGACAACTCCACCGGCTACTACAGCCGGCCATCGCCGCCAGGATCAACATCGGGGCGGGACCAAGTTAATACCTACCGGCCAGGGAAAGAAAAGAGCCGCGCCCGAAGTACTAGCCGGCTCGGGAAGGGCAATCCATTCCCCGGCCGCCAGGCCCGCCGAGCCAAAGAAAACCTCCCCCGGGCAGCCCCCGTCTCTCCAACACACCTCTCCTGAGCACCGGTCACCGTCTTCCCAACCGGGATCGCCGACAAAGGCCCGCCGGCCTTTACCCCTGGGCGGTGGCACACCAACCCCGGCACCGGTTACATCGCCAGGAGTACACCCGAACGGGTCATCCCAGAAAAAGTTGGAGCTTACGCCAGCAGCGGCTACTGCGCCGGCGGCACCTCCTGTTGATGGAGAGCCTGCATTCTTACCAGCCGGCACCTCAGCTATCATGGCGGCAATCCAAGCGGTAAAAACCGGTGAACTGAAAAAACTTGGGGAGGCCCCTGCAACCAGACCTGCTGTAGAAGTTAAGGAAACCGCAGCAGCGGCTGTGCCCCTGGTAGTTCACTTTGCGCCTGAGGAAGATAAAAAGATCATTGCGGCACTGGTGCGCGGCCAGGTTGCGCCGGCGGCGGATCTCTTCCTGCACCGCCAGGCGTTATTACTTTCCCTTAGCTCCGGTTTTGATACCCTCCTGTCCCTGGCGGTTGTGCGGGACGTGCAGCCCCTGGACTACCAGCTGGCTACCGTGCGCCACGTGCTGAAAAATATGCGCGGCCGCGCCCTCCTCTGCGATGAGGTAGGGATGGGCAAAACCATCGAAGCCGGGCTCATCCTGATGGAATACCTTCTCCGCGGCCTGGTACGCCGGGTCCTGGTGCTCACGCCGCCTTCCCTGGTGGAGCAGTGGCAGCAGGAGATGCAGGTGAAATTCAACCTGGACTTTATCAGCTATGACGCCCCGGCTTTTAAAGCCGCTGCCAATCCCTGGCTGGAGTTTCCCCATATCATTGCCTCCGTGGATACGGCCAAGCGACCGCCCCACCGGGAGCTGGTCCTGGCCAGCGAGTTTGATCTGGTCGTCGTCGATGAAGCCCATCACCTTAAAAACAAGCACACCCAGGCTTACCAGCTCGTCAGCCGGCTGAAAAAGAAATACATCCTGCTCCTCACCGCCACCCCGGTGGAAAACAACATGGAAGAACTCTTCAACCTGATCACCCTACTGTTACCAGGGCAGCTGGAAACGGCCGCTTCCTTCAAAAGGAAATACATCACCCGGGGCGAGCCCCTGAAGCCCAAAAATACCGAAGCCTTGAAGCGACTGCTAAGGGAGGTCATGGTCCGCAACCGGCGCAGCGAAACCGGGGTTATTCGCAGCCGCCGCCGCGCCGACACGGTGGAGTTAACCCTCTCCCCGGAAGAGATGGCCTTTTACAACCGCCTGACTAGCTTCGTCCGGGGTTACTATACCCCGCAGGCGCAACAAACTACCAGCGGAGTCAATCAATTTATCCTCCGCACCCTGCAGCGGGAGGTGGGCAGCAGCATCGACGCCGTCCTGCCCACCCTGGAGAAGATGGCCGCCAATCCCGTCCACCCCGAACCCCTGCGCCGCCTGCTGCAGGCCCTGGCCGTCCAGGGCCGGGCCATCAAACCCCGCGCCAAAGTAGATGTACTGGTAAAACTGTTACGCTCCATCAAGGACAAAGTAATTGTCTTCACCAGTTTCCAGGAAACCCAGGCCCTCCTCGCCCGGTGGCTGCGCCAGGAGGGTTTCCCGGTGGCCGAACTGCACGGCCAGATGCGGCGCCAGGAAAAGGAGGACCAGGTACGGCTTTTCGCCGGTGAAGCCCGGGTCCTGGTTTCCACAGAAAACGGCAGCGAAGGTCGCAACCTGCAATTTTGCCGCTTCTTGGTCAACTACGACCTGCCCTGGAACCCCATGCGGATTGAACAGCGCATCGGCCGCATCCACCGCCTGGGTCAGGAGCGCGACGTGCAGATTTACAACCTGGCCGCCGCCGGCACTGTAGAAGCTTATATCCTGGAACTGCTGGACGCTAAGATCAATATGTTCCAGCTCGTTGTTGGTGAACTGGATATGATTCTGGGCACCTTGCACGAGAAAAAAGACTTTGAGGATCTGGTGATGGAAGTCTGGGCTAACGCCGCCGACGAGGAGGATGTGCGCGCCGGTATGGACAACCTGGGCCAGGAATTGCTGGCGGCCAAAGTGCACTATCAAGCGGTCAAAGCCCTGGATGAGCGTTTGCTGGGGGAATTGTTACCCGATGAATAACCAGATATATAATAATCAGGTACATGACACGCGCACCGGTTTTTCCCTGCCTGACTTTATCACCACGTATTTAAACCGTGCCGGCGCCGTTGTCGAGCCGGCAGGTTACGGGCTGTTCCAGGTGTTGCTGCCCGAGGAACTGGTACCTGTTTTTGGCAGGGAAGAATTGCTCCTGGCTTTTGATTACGAGGTAGCCGGTGAAACACCCGGCAGTACCTTCGTTTCCCACGGTAGCCCCCTGCTGGATACCGTCGTCCGCCTGGCCCTGGATTACGGTCGCCAGACAGCCCTCTACTGGTCGGGCAAGCTACCGGCAACTCCCCGCTCCCTGGAAGAACGCATCAGCGCCCGCATTGAATTCCGCCACTGCCGGCCGCCCCGGATTGAGGCCAGCTGGGTGGCTGAAAATATCTATTATGGTTTCTACTTTCGTTGCGTCTTTCGCTCTTTTGAGAAAACCGAGGCCGTCATCCCCGTATTTATCGACGGCTGCCGGAGCCTGCCGGCCCCGGCTTTCACCCGGGAGGCCGAAAGCCTCTTTCTCCTTGAAGAGCCGGAATACCAGGCGTCTCCGGCGCCCATCCGGCCCCTGGCGGATCTCTACCTGGTGGCCAGGCAGGAACTGGGCAAATTAGTCCAGCAACAGGCCCGGCCCCTCCAGCAAACGGCTCTGCGCCTCCAGGAAAGGGAACTGGCCAAGGTGCGCAGTTATTTTGCCGAAACCGAGGCCGAAATCCGCCAGAAGCTGGCGGCCAGCTCCGACCCGGACAAAAAGGCGCGGCTGAAGCAGCAACTAGCAGCCACGCAGGCCGATCAGGAGCGCCGGATTAAGGACACCCGCGCCCGTTACCAGGTCGAGGTGGACACCCGCCTCGACCACCTGGTTGCCTACCACCTGCCCTGCGTTTTTGTCCGTCTCAACCTCCAGCATAAGACCTTTAACCTGGCGCAAACCCTGATTTATAACCCCCTGCAGGGCGATATCGAGCTGCCGGCCTGTCCCCGGTGCGGCCGGGCCAGCAATTGCCTGGTGCCAACTGCTGCGGGGCAGTTGCTCTGCCCGGAGTGCCTTAAATAAGGCCCCCGATGACCAGTTTTCCTCCATCAATCCAGTAACTTTACGAATTCTTCTACCGACATTTCAGCTTTACGGATAAGGCTCCGTAAAGTAC
Proteins encoded in this region:
- a CDS encoding DEAD/DEAH box helicase — translated: MAAIQAVKTGELKKLGEAPATRPAVEVKETAAAAVPLVVHFAPEEDKKIIAALVRGQVAPAADLFLHRQALLLSLSSGFDTLLSLAVVRDVQPLDYQLATVRHVLKNMRGRALLCDEVGMGKTIEAGLILMEYLLRGLVRRVLVLTPPSLVEQWQQEMQVKFNLDFISYDAPAFKAAANPWLEFPHIIASVDTAKRPPHRELVLASEFDLVVVDEAHHLKNKHTQAYQLVSRLKKKYILLLTATPVENNMEELFNLITLLLPGQLETAASFKRKYITRGEPLKPKNTEALKRLLREVMVRNRRSETGVIRSRRRADTVELTLSPEEMAFYNRLTSFVRGYYTPQAQQTTSGVNQFILRTLQREVGSSIDAVLPTLEKMAANPVHPEPLRRLLQALAVQGRAIKPRAKVDVLVKLLRSIKDKVIVFTSFQETQALLARWLRQEGFPVAELHGQMRRQEKEDQVRLFAGEARVLVSTENGSEGRNLQFCRFLVNYDLPWNPMRIEQRIGRIHRLGQERDVQIYNLAAAGTVEAYILELLDAKINMFQLVVGELDMILGTLHEKKDFEDLVMEVWANAADEEDVRAGMDNLGQELLAAKVHYQAVKALDERLLGELLPDE